A window from Citrus sinensis cultivar Valencia sweet orange chromosome 3, DVS_A1.0, whole genome shotgun sequence encodes these proteins:
- the LOC127900891 gene encoding disease resistance protein RPV1-like: MASSSSSSHRSTSLGLIRPRNNKKYEVFVSFRGEDTRDKFTSHLYSALSRQSIQTFIDDQLNRGDEISQSLVNAIEASAISVIIFSESYTSSRWCVDELVKILECKKEYAQIVIPVLYRVDPSDVRNQTGSFGDSFSKLEEFKEAAELEECFEGSSQFVWLSFSEHQA, encoded by the exons atggcttcttcttcttcttcttctcatcgATCCACCAGTCTGGGGCTGATTAGACCTCGAAACAACAAGAAGTATGAAGTTTTTGTCAGTTTCAGAGGAGAGGACACCCGTGACAAATTTACTAGCCATCTCTATTCCGCTCTGTCTCGACAAAGTATCcaaactttcattgatgaccaGCTCAACAGAGGAGATGAAATTTCACAGTCTCTTGTGAACGCAATTGAAGCATCAGCCATTTCAGTTATCATTTTCTCTGAATCATACACTTCTTCCAGATGGTGTGTCGATGAACTTGTAAAGATCCTCGAGTGCAAGAAAGAGTATGCACAGATTGTGATTCCGGTTTTATATCGGGTTGATCCATCAGATGTGAGAAACCAAACTGGGAGTTTTGGGGATTCATTTTCGAAGCTTGAAGAATTCAAAGAAGCTGCAGAGTTGGAGGAATGCTTTGAAGGAAGCAGCCAGTTTGTCTGGCTTTCTTTCTCAGAACATCAG GCCTGA